One bacterium genomic window carries:
- a CDS encoding DJ-1/PfpI family protein has product MPKKAYVLVFDGYADWEIGFALAEIRRTGGLEVEAAGFDGGTVVSMGGLHVVPQTVISKIDPSEALVFILPGGHLWEQQYPVDEVEDCLWRMERAGVPIAALCAGTTVLARAGILRQRRHTSNSREYLERVAPDATNPALYVDKLAVTDRGVITASGLGALEAAREIFELLDIATPQMREGWYRAFKSGVMPKGYY; this is encoded by the coding sequence ATGCCGAAGAAAGCCTACGTGCTCGTGTTCGACGGCTACGCGGACTGGGAAATCGGGTTCGCCCTGGCCGAGATACGCCGCACCGGCGGCCTCGAGGTGGAGGCGGCCGGTTTTGACGGCGGGACCGTGGTCTCGATGGGCGGCTTGCATGTCGTGCCCCAGACTGTCATATCTAAGATAGACCCTTCAGAAGCACTCGTTTTCATCCTGCCCGGCGGCCACCTGTGGGAGCAGCAGTACCCCGTGGACGAGGTGGAGGACTGTCTGTGGCGCATGGAGCGGGCCGGGGTGCCCATCGCCGCGCTCTGCGCCGGGACCACCGTGCTGGCCCGGGCCGGTATTCTGCGCCAGCGCAGGCACACCAGCAATTCGCGCGAATACCTGGAGCGCGTGGCCCCGGACGCCACGAACCCCGCGCTCTACGTGGACAAGCTGGCCGTGACCGACCGCGGGGTGATCACCGCCAGCGGCCTGGGGGCGCTGGAGGCGGCGCGGGAGATATTCGAGCTGCTCGATATCGCCACGCCGCAGATGCGCGAGGGCTGGTACAGGGCGTTCAAGAGTGGAGTCATGCCGAAGGGCTATTATTGA
- the pta gene encoding phosphate acetyltransferase, producing MSDIISRIKAKARSAGKTIVLPESGDERMLKAVPIILAEGLAKIILLGERDTILADARKVGADVSGAEIIPVQGTELAGRLAGRLYELRKAKGMTEEQAVETLKTHMYFAAMLVKEDLAHGYVAGAQCTTAATLKPALQIIKTRPGISIVSSYFMMVHPDPRWGAEGVLFYADSGLVIDPNVQELAEIAITTADTFRTMLGVEPRVAMLSFSTKGSASHALVDKVVNATNIVKEKRPDIIVDGELQGDAALIEKVAASKAPGSPVGGKANILIFPDLNAGNIAYKLTQRLAGAEAYGPLIQGIAKPVNDLSRGCSVDDIVSVTAITAVS from the coding sequence TTGTCCGACATTATCAGCCGTATCAAGGCAAAAGCCCGCAGCGCGGGCAAGACCATTGTCCTGCCGGAATCGGGCGATGAGCGCATGCTCAAGGCTGTGCCGATCATCCTGGCCGAGGGCCTGGCCAAGATCATCCTGCTGGGAGAGCGTGACACGATCCTGGCGGATGCCAGGAAAGTGGGCGCGGATGTGAGCGGGGCCGAGATCATCCCGGTGCAGGGCACCGAGCTGGCCGGGCGTTTGGCCGGACGCCTGTACGAGCTGCGCAAGGCCAAGGGCATGACCGAGGAGCAGGCGGTCGAGACCCTCAAGACACATATGTATTTCGCCGCCATGCTGGTCAAGGAGGACCTGGCCCACGGCTACGTGGCCGGGGCGCAATGTACTACGGCGGCGACTCTCAAGCCCGCCCTGCAGATTATCAAGACCCGTCCCGGGATCAGCATCGTCTCCAGCTATTTCATGATGGTCCACCCCGACCCGCGCTGGGGCGCGGAGGGGGTGCTGTTCTACGCCGACAGCGGCCTGGTGATCGACCCGAATGTCCAGGAGCTGGCCGAGATCGCGATCACCACGGCCGACACGTTCCGCACCATGCTGGGCGTGGAGCCGCGCGTGGCCATGCTCAGTTTCAGCACCAAGGGCAGCGCCAGCCACGCCCTGGTCGATAAAGTTGTTAACGCTACGAATATTGTCAAAGAGAAACGGCCGGACATCATCGTGGACGGCGAGTTGCAGGGCGATGCCGCCCTGATCGAGAAAGTGGCGGCCAGCAAGGCCCCCGGCAGCCCGGTGGGCGGCAAGGCCAACATCCTCATCTTCCCCGACCTCAACGCCGGCAACATCGCCTACAAGCTGACCCAGCGCCTGGCCGGGGCCGAGGCCTACGGACCACTGATCCAGGGCATCGCCAAGCCGGTCAACGACCTGTCGCGCGGCTGCTCGGTGGATGATATCGTCTCGGTCACCGCGATCACCGCAGTCAGTTGA
- a CDS encoding sugar phosphate isomerase/epimerase has translation MIKLGLCSVTFRKMSVDEVIRTARDTGLQAIEWGGDVHVKPSLGAEGIRQIAARCAAAGLATPSYGSYFNVYEHEPAAFMPVLEAAATLGAKVIRVWAGWIEAVELTGEQLAKIAANTRDIADLAAARKVKVAFEFHNNTPTHGGDHALKLLRAIDHPNVFSYWQVLPFDSYEKSLDNLVKVLPYLAMVHMQNPQGMDDLGPLADREKDWRGYIGKLKEAGWKGCMFFEFNLDNSPAQLAKDAEFIQRMLEEV, from the coding sequence TTGATTAAACTCGGTCTTTGCAGCGTGACTTTCCGCAAGATGAGCGTGGACGAGGTTATCCGCACCGCCCGTGACACCGGCCTTCAGGCTATCGAATGGGGCGGGGATGTCCACGTGAAGCCCTCCCTGGGAGCGGAAGGTATCCGCCAGATCGCGGCCAGATGCGCAGCCGCGGGGCTGGCAACCCCGAGCTACGGCTCGTATTTCAATGTCTACGAGCACGAGCCCGCCGCTTTCATGCCGGTGCTGGAGGCCGCAGCGACCCTGGGAGCGAAGGTGATCCGGGTCTGGGCCGGCTGGATCGAGGCGGTGGAGCTGACCGGCGAGCAACTGGCCAAGATAGCCGCCAACACGCGCGACATCGCCGACCTGGCCGCCGCGCGCAAGGTCAAGGTGGCTTTCGAGTTCCACAACAACACCCCGACCCACGGCGGCGACCACGCGCTCAAGCTCCTGCGCGCCATCGACCATCCGAATGTTTTCTCCTACTGGCAGGTGCTGCCGTTCGACAGCTATGAGAAAAGCCTGGACAACCTGGTCAAGGTGCTGCCCTATCTGGCGATGGTGCACATGCAGAACCCGCAGGGCATGGATGACCTGGGTCCACTGGCCGACCGCGAGAAGGATTGGCGCGGCTATATCGGCAAACTGAAAGAGGCCGGCTGGAAAGGCTGCATGTTCTTCGAGTTCAACCTGGACAACAGCCCGGCCCAGTTGGCCAAGGACGCGGAATTCATCCAGCGTATGCTCGAAGAGGTCTGA
- a CDS encoding UDP-N-acetylglucosamine diphosphorylase, translated as MTETQLTPGYYFDPAYWPLEGLYDGVEYVWQALERLPELLDRHLVPGVHPSARVSPGAFIGERVSLGEGVVVEHGASIPGPALIGPGCVVRSGAYLRGGVLAGAGSILGYCCEFKNCILHKGAEVYHFAYVGDSILGHRAHLGAGVKISNVKLSGGTVAVSAPDGRVLDTGLPKFGAVLGDSAEVGCNAVLNPGSLLGPRSVVYPGASWRGCLDADTIAKVRQSFELVKRRRRDLPPPV; from the coding sequence ATGACTGAGACGCAGCTCACACCCGGCTACTATTTCGACCCGGCGTACTGGCCCCTGGAGGGTCTGTACGACGGGGTGGAATATGTCTGGCAGGCGCTGGAACGCTTACCGGAGCTGCTGGACAGACATCTGGTTCCGGGAGTGCATCCCTCGGCCAGAGTCAGCCCGGGGGCATTTATCGGCGAGCGGGTGAGCCTGGGCGAGGGCGTGGTGGTGGAGCACGGGGCCTCGATCCCCGGGCCGGCCCTGATAGGACCCGGCTGCGTGGTGCGCAGCGGGGCCTACCTCCGCGGCGGCGTGTTGGCCGGGGCGGGCTCGATCCTGGGCTACTGCTGCGAGTTCAAGAACTGTATCCTACACAAGGGGGCGGAGGTCTACCACTTCGCCTACGTCGGCGACAGCATCCTCGGCCACCGGGCGCACCTGGGGGCCGGGGTCAAGATATCCAACGTCAAGCTGAGCGGCGGCACGGTGGCAGTGAGTGCGCCGGACGGCCGCGTTCTGGACACGGGCCTGCCGAAATTCGGGGCCGTGCTGGGCGACTCCGCCGAGGTCGGCTGCAACGCCGTGCTCAACCCCGGCTCACTGCTCGGGCCGCGCTCGGTTGTCTACCCCGGCGCCTCCTGGCGCGGCTGTCTGGACGCCGATACGATCGCCAAGGTCCGGCAGAGTTTCGAGCTGGTGAAGCGCCGCCGCCGGGACTTGCCGCCGCCTGTCTGA
- a CDS encoding PLP-dependent aminotransferase family protein, translated as MDVSNLFSLAGSRLKSSKIRELMKLMGQPGIISMAGGSPDAEHFPYEEINAITAAWDERKRALALQYGATGGYGPLLEQIRAYVALGGVSFAGQAVLPTTGAQQSLQLLTRVLTDPGDVVLVEIPAFIGALAAFAGYGAEAVGVELDDQGLPPERLEATIVALRKAGRRIKFLYTNPTFQNPSGLSLTQARRDKVYEVCSKHDILILEDDPYYELYFTGGPSDYRNLKSRDVDNRVVLVNTFSKILSPGLRLGWMTGPEALIARCETAKQSEDACSCSYSQVVAADYLAAGHVPVYTRKMRQVYGGKCRLMLECLEREMPKGVSWSHPAGGFFVWVSLPEHLDSEDLLRASLERKVAFVTGEPFNADGGGKNKLRLAFSNSSREEITTGIARVAEALRSIL; from the coding sequence ATGGATGTGAGCAATCTTTTCAGCCTGGCCGGCAGCCGGCTAAAGAGCAGTAAGATACGCGAGCTTATGAAACTGATGGGGCAGCCGGGCATTATCTCCATGGCCGGGGGCAGCCCGGATGCCGAGCATTTCCCGTACGAGGAGATCAACGCGATCACCGCGGCCTGGGATGAGCGCAAGCGCGCCCTGGCGCTTCAGTACGGAGCTACCGGCGGCTACGGGCCGCTGCTGGAGCAGATACGGGCCTATGTCGCCCTGGGCGGGGTGAGCTTCGCCGGACAGGCTGTGCTGCCCACCACCGGGGCGCAGCAGTCGTTGCAATTGCTCACCCGCGTGCTGACCGACCCCGGGGATGTGGTCCTGGTCGAGATTCCGGCCTTTATCGGGGCGCTGGCCGCGTTCGCGGGCTACGGGGCCGAGGCGGTGGGAGTGGAGCTGGACGACCAGGGCCTGCCGCCCGAGCGCCTGGAGGCGACCATAGTTGCGCTGCGCAAGGCCGGCCGTCGGATCAAGTTTCTCTACACCAACCCGACTTTCCAGAACCCCTCGGGCCTGAGCCTGACCCAGGCGCGCCGGGACAAAGTGTACGAGGTCTGCTCCAAGCACGACATCCTGATCTTGGAGGACGATCCCTACTACGAGCTGTATTTCACGGGTGGGCCCTCCGACTACCGCAACCTGAAGAGCCGGGACGTGGACAACCGGGTGGTGCTGGTCAACACGTTCAGCAAGATCCTCTCGCCGGGGTTGCGCCTGGGCTGGATGACCGGCCCCGAGGCCCTGATCGCCCGCTGCGAGACCGCCAAGCAGAGCGAGGACGCCTGTTCCTGCTCCTACAGCCAGGTGGTGGCCGCCGATTACCTGGCCGCCGGGCACGTGCCGGTCTATACCCGCAAGATGCGCCAGGTCTATGGCGGCAAATGCCGCTTGATGCTTGAGTGCCTTGAGCGCGAGATGCCGAAAGGCGTGAGTTGGTCGCACCCGGCCGGTGGGTTCTTTGTCTGGGTCAGCCTGCCGGAACACCTGGACAGCGAGGACCTTCTGCGCGCCAGCCTCGAGCGCAAGGTGGCGTTCGTGACCGGCGAGCCGTTCAACGCGGACGGCGGCGGGAAGAACAAGCTGCGCCTGGCGTTCAGCAATTCCAGCCGCGAGGAGATAACCACCGGGATCGCGCGCGTGGCCGAGGCTTTGCGCTCGATCCTGTAA
- the queC gene encoding 7-cyano-7-deazaguanine synthase QueC: MTDKSGSAVVCASGGMDSAVCAALACRDHERVFFLHADYGQLTESTERERFSRLAAHFGATGTLLIRLDHLRAIGGSSLTDPQIAVPEADLSNHSIPSTYVPFRNAQILSAAVAWAEVQGADAVYIGAVEQDSSGYPDCRRAFFEAFERAVDLGTRPGTRIDIRTPLIGMKKSEIVRLGLSLGVPFELTWSCYRSEQRACGRCDSCALRLRAFREAGVEDPIPYEAGAR, encoded by the coding sequence ATGACGGATAAATCGGGCAGCGCGGTGGTTTGCGCCAGCGGCGGGATGGACAGCGCGGTCTGTGCGGCCCTGGCCTGCCGTGACCACGAGCGGGTGTTTTTCCTGCACGCCGATTACGGCCAGCTCACCGAGTCCACCGAGCGCGAGCGTTTCAGCCGTCTGGCCGCGCATTTCGGGGCAACCGGCACCCTTCTAATCCGCCTGGACCACCTGCGCGCCATCGGAGGCTCCAGCCTCACCGACCCGCAGATCGCCGTGCCCGAGGCCGACCTGTCCAATCACTCCATCCCCAGCACCTATGTCCCGTTCCGCAACGCGCAGATCCTCTCGGCCGCTGTGGCCTGGGCCGAGGTGCAGGGGGCGGACGCGGTCTACATCGGGGCGGTGGAGCAGGACTCCAGCGGCTATCCCGACTGCCGGCGCGCTTTTTTCGAGGCCTTCGAGCGCGCGGTGGACCTGGGCACCCGTCCCGGCACGCGCATCGACATCCGCACCCCGCTGATCGGGATGAAGAAGAGTGAGATCGTGCGGCTGGGCCTGTCGCTGGGGGTGCCGTTCGAGCTGACCTGGAGCTGCTACCGGTCCGAACAGCGCGCCTGCGGACGCTGCGACAGTTGCGCCCTGCGCCTGCGCGCTTTCCGCGAGGCCGGGGTGGAGGACCCGATCCCGTACGAGGCGGGGGCGCGATGA
- a CDS encoding glycosyltransferase family 4 protein has translation MTQTLPSPAQPLRLLVLASADVVHTRRWVSYFRSRGHTVQLVTLEPSPGRDLEEKVLPTAFLRPLALRYSLAAPALAHQVHRFRPDLVNAHYVPGYGFLAALVRSARPLAVTCWGSDLLVNAGRSPLHSLRTALVLRAGTLFTCDATVLADKLRTFNVENDRIICSPLGIEKEIFFPAEPQPEPPAARCGEPGRPFSIISTRRLEPVYCVDTLLRAALILREAGWNFRLSVVGEGSEREHLEHFADYYGLGERLSGFHGWLDPPCLAASLRAADIYVSCSRSDGASVSLLEAMACGAFPVVSDIPGNREWVGDGVNGLLFPPGDFGRLSECLRRAMTDQALRRRARGHNLKLIAARALWENNMQVVEERFIRLVRGSQAGALPRGRQNGQKPVERS, from the coding sequence ATGACACAGACCCTCCCAAGCCCGGCGCAGCCGCTTCGCCTGCTCGTGCTGGCCAGCGCGGATGTGGTGCACACGCGCCGCTGGGTGAGCTATTTCCGCTCCCGCGGCCACACGGTGCAGCTTGTCACCCTGGAGCCCTCACCCGGGCGCGACCTGGAGGAGAAAGTCCTGCCCACCGCGTTCCTGCGTCCCCTGGCGCTGCGCTACAGCCTGGCCGCGCCCGCGCTGGCCCACCAGGTGCACCGTTTCCGCCCGGACCTGGTCAACGCCCATTACGTGCCCGGTTACGGGTTCCTGGCAGCGCTGGTGCGCTCGGCCCGGCCCCTGGCCGTGACCTGCTGGGGCTCCGACCTTCTGGTCAACGCTGGCCGCAGCCCGCTGCACAGTCTACGGACCGCCCTGGTCCTGCGCGCCGGGACGCTATTCACCTGTGACGCCACGGTGCTGGCCGACAAGCTGCGCACGTTCAATGTGGAAAACGACCGCATAATCTGCTCGCCGCTGGGGATCGAAAAAGAGATATTCTTCCCGGCCGAACCGCAGCCCGAGCCTCCGGCAGCGCGTTGCGGCGAGCCGGGACGTCCGTTCTCGATAATCAGCACGCGGCGCCTGGAGCCGGTCTACTGCGTGGACACCCTTCTGCGCGCCGCGCTGATCCTGCGCGAGGCGGGCTGGAATTTCAGGCTCTCGGTGGTGGGCGAGGGCAGCGAGAGGGAACACCTGGAGCATTTCGCGGATTACTACGGCCTGGGGGAACGCCTGAGCGGGTTCCACGGCTGGCTCGACCCGCCCTGCCTGGCAGCGTCCTTGCGCGCCGCGGACATCTACGTGTCGTGCAGCCGCTCGGACGGGGCCTCGGTGTCGCTCCTCGAAGCAATGGCCTGCGGCGCTTTCCCGGTGGTGAGCGATATCCCCGGCAACCGCGAGTGGGTGGGCGATGGGGTGAACGGGCTGCTGTTCCCGCCCGGCGATTTCGGCCGTCTCTCCGAGTGCCTGCGCCGCGCCATGACCGACCAGGCCCTGCGCCGTCGCGCGCGCGGGCACAACCTGAAGCTGATCGCTGCGCGGGCGCTCTGGGAGAACAACATGCAGGTGGTGGAGGAACGGTTCATCCGCCTGGTGCGCGGCTCTCAGGCCGGGGCGTTGCCGCGGGGAAGGCAGAACGGGCAGAAACCGGTGGAGCGGTCGTAG
- a CDS encoding phenylacetate--CoA ligase, translated as MPKLPLPRNIRHPEFECMERSELRRLQTERLKQTVAWCWERVPFYRSRMEAAGVKPDDIRSLDDLRHLPFTTKDDLRDNYPFGLFAVPQTELVRIHSSSGTTGNPTVVGYTREDLDLWAEVCARFITAAGVTAQDTVQIAFGYGLFTGGFGLHYGMEKVGAAVIPASSGNTRRQVKLLKDFGVTALVCTPSYALYIGDTMREMGMDPAELKLRIGLFGAEPWSNRMREKVEQALDIHATDNYGLSEIIGPGVSGECACKDGMHIQEDHFLPELIDPDTQAPVERDSGRSGELVLTTLTKKALPMLRYRTKDLTRLTDRPCACGRTTARMEKTSGRTDDMLIIRGVNVFPSQIESVLLEVDHVEPHYMIIVNSENNLDRLEIQVEVSESLFHDEMRRLHEHHLKLKRSIESTLGLGVDLKLVEPRTIARSEGKAKRVIDNRSK; from the coding sequence ATGCCCAAACTCCCACTGCCCCGCAATATCCGCCATCCCGAGTTCGAATGCATGGAACGCAGCGAGCTGCGCCGCCTCCAGACCGAGCGCCTTAAACAGACAGTCGCCTGGTGCTGGGAGCGCGTGCCTTTCTACCGCAGCCGGATGGAGGCCGCCGGTGTGAAACCGGACGATATCCGCTCGCTGGATGACCTGCGCCACCTGCCGTTCACCACCAAGGACGATCTGCGCGACAACTACCCGTTCGGCCTGTTCGCCGTGCCCCAGACCGAGCTGGTGCGGATACACTCCTCCAGCGGCACCACCGGCAACCCGACCGTGGTGGGCTACACCCGCGAGGACCTCGACCTGTGGGCCGAGGTCTGCGCCCGGTTTATCACCGCCGCCGGGGTGACGGCCCAGGACACGGTGCAGATCGCGTTCGGCTACGGCCTGTTCACCGGCGGTTTCGGGCTGCATTACGGCATGGAGAAAGTGGGCGCGGCGGTGATCCCTGCCTCCAGCGGCAACACCCGCCGCCAGGTGAAGCTGCTCAAGGATTTCGGGGTTACGGCCCTGGTCTGCACACCCAGCTACGCCCTCTACATCGGCGACACCATGCGCGAGATGGGCATGGACCCGGCTGAGCTGAAACTTCGGATCGGGCTGTTCGGCGCGGAACCCTGGAGCAACCGGATGCGCGAGAAGGTCGAGCAGGCCCTGGACATCCATGCCACGGACAACTACGGCCTGAGCGAAATCATTGGACCCGGAGTGAGCGGCGAGTGCGCGTGCAAGGACGGGATGCACATCCAAGAGGACCATTTCCTGCCCGAGCTGATCGACCCGGATACCCAAGCCCCGGTGGAGCGCGACTCCGGGCGGTCCGGCGAGCTGGTGCTCACCACGCTGACCAAGAAAGCCCTGCCCATGCTGCGCTACCGGACCAAGGACCTGACCCGTCTGACCGACAGGCCCTGCGCCTGCGGCCGCACCACGGCGCGGATGGAAAAGACCTCGGGCCGCACGGATGACATGCTCATTATCCGCGGGGTCAACGTGTTCCCCAGCCAGATCGAGAGCGTGCTGCTGGAGGTGGACCACGTGGAGCCGCACTACATGATAATCGTGAACAGCGAGAACAACCTCGACCGTCTGGAAATCCAGGTCGAGGTGAGCGAGTCGCTGTTCCATGACGAGATGCGCCGCTTGCACGAGCACCACCTGAAACTCAAGCGGTCGATCGAATCCACCCTCGGCCTGGGGGTCGACCTGAAGCTGGTCGAGCCCAGGACCATCGCGCGCAGCGAGGGCAAGGCCAAGCGGGTGATAGACAACAGGAGTAAATGA
- a CDS encoding BamA/TamA family outer membrane protein, translating into MPRGFLKPLLSFVLLVAVAFPAAGSAADEPAPWLRREALHLTGGSALEESVLRAALPDSFRAAGARALLDSVQRSLHADRGYYAARLLSLETSTDGLRLRLESGPRARIGRVSLDSTVSPERETLRPALESCRGLAAGRTGVELALERLARAVAERGYPFCRVELAAVSLDSTARWLELTVRLETGRRCRLGEVSFPGLSLTRPATALRLSGLEPGADYRESGLRSARGRLLRSGLFREAGQVRVAPGRDSWRADVSLPLKEAPASRLEAALGSGGASGASTVSGYFHLELANLFGTARRARVSWEHPRRDWSSLEVSYREPWLLGTGLALEAMLSQSLRDSLYSSTGASLRLTVPAGACGRLGLGARYEKTSPGSETWELSRSGSLWSVEGLYERSDLDNPYNPRLGSRVTATGSAGRRSVEAVDRREIRAAVELRAYHPVTRGLPVAALAAGYSFVSRGSSSVAELPYQARIPVGGVSREGGPVVRGHPEEELRARRAFWFSLEQRWPIGELGRVFLFYDLCTVQAPDTPERAPEGMERARWETATLQGYGAGMQLESRLGLLGLALGLQPGRGPGQARLHLSLSELF; encoded by the coding sequence ATGCCTCGCGGATTCTTAAAACCCTTACTCTCGTTCGTACTGTTGGTCGCGGTTGCCTTTCCCGCGGCTGGCTCGGCCGCGGATGAGCCTGCACCCTGGCTGCGGCGGGAGGCTCTGCACCTGACAGGCGGCAGCGCCCTGGAGGAATCGGTCCTGCGCGCCGCCCTGCCCGACAGTTTCCGGGCCGCTGGGGCGCGGGCGCTCCTTGACAGCGTGCAGCGCAGCCTCCACGCCGACAGGGGCTACTATGCCGCGCGCCTGCTCTCTTTGGAAACCTCCACCGATGGCCTGCGTCTGCGCCTGGAGAGCGGCCCGCGGGCGCGGATAGGCCGGGTGAGCCTGGACAGCACTGTTTCCCCGGAGCGGGAGACTCTCCGCCCGGCCCTGGAGAGCTGCCGCGGCCTGGCCGCCGGGCGCACCGGGGTGGAGCTGGCCTTGGAGCGTCTGGCCCGCGCCGTGGCCGAGCGGGGTTACCCGTTCTGCCGGGTGGAACTGGCTGCTGTGAGCCTGGACAGCACGGCCCGTTGGCTGGAACTGACAGTACGCCTGGAAACCGGCCGCCGCTGCCGTCTGGGCGAGGTGAGTTTCCCGGGCCTGAGTCTCACCCGTCCGGCGACGGCCCTGCGCCTGTCCGGGCTGGAGCCTGGCGCGGATTACCGCGAGTCCGGGCTGCGCTCGGCCCGCGGACGGCTCTTGCGCTCGGGCCTTTTCCGCGAGGCCGGACAGGTGCGGGTGGCCCCCGGGCGCGACTCCTGGCGCGCGGATGTCAGCCTGCCGCTCAAAGAGGCCCCCGCCAGCCGTCTGGAGGCGGCCCTGGGCTCGGGCGGGGCTTCCGGGGCCTCGACTGTTTCGGGCTATTTCCATCTGGAGCTGGCGAACCTGTTCGGCACGGCGCGGCGGGCGCGGGTGAGCTGGGAGCACCCGCGCCGCGACTGGAGCTCGCTGGAGGTCTCCTACCGCGAGCCCTGGCTCCTCGGGACCGGCCTGGCCTTGGAGGCCATGCTCTCCCAGAGCCTGCGCGACTCGCTCTACAGCAGCACCGGCGCGTCCCTGCGCCTGACTGTCCCGGCCGGCGCCTGCGGCCGTCTGGGCCTGGGGGCGCGCTATGAGAAGACCAGCCCCGGCAGCGAGACCTGGGAGCTGTCGCGGAGCGGCTCGCTCTGGAGCGTGGAGGGGTTGTACGAGCGCTCCGACCTGGACAATCCCTACAATCCAAGGCTGGGCAGCCGGGTGACTGCCACGGGCTCGGCCGGAAGGCGCAGCGTGGAGGCGGTCGACCGGCGCGAGATTCGCGCCGCGGTGGAGCTGCGGGCTTATCACCCGGTCACGCGGGGCCTGCCGGTGGCGGCCCTGGCTGCGGGCTACAGCTTTGTCTCCCGTGGCAGTTCCAGCGTGGCCGAGCTGCCCTACCAGGCCCGTATCCCGGTGGGCGGAGTTTCACGCGAGGGCGGGCCCGTGGTGCGCGGACACCCGGAGGAGGAACTGCGCGCCAGGCGGGCTTTCTGGTTCAGCCTGGAGCAGCGCTGGCCGATTGGTGAGCTGGGGCGGGTGTTCCTGTTCTATGACCTTTGCACGGTCCAGGCCCCCGACACCCCGGAGCGCGCGCCGGAGGGGATGGAACGCGCGCGCTGGGAGACTGCCACATTGCAGGGTTACGGGGCCGGGATGCAGCTCGAAAGCCGCCTGGGCCTTCTGGGGCTGGCCCTGGGTTTGCAACCGGGTCGCGGACCCGGGCAGGCCCGTCTGCACCTGAGCCTGAGCGAGCTGTTTTAA